From Hymenobacter sediminicola:
CCGAACGGCTCAGGCCCGGTCGCGCACCACCTGATACAAGGCTTCGCGGTAGGTTTCGCCCACCGGAATGGCCTTGTCGCCTACATACACCGTGTTGCCGTCTACCATACTGATTTTGTCCAGGGAGATGATAAACGACTTGTGCACCCGCAAAAACGGCGGCTGCGGCAACTGCTCGGCCAGTTCCTTGAGCGTCTGGTAGGTCACGAGGCGCTGGCCCGGAAGTACCAGCGTGAGGTAGTTGCCCAACGCTTCGGCGTAGAGAATATCGGCGTGGTTGACCCGCAGAAACTTGTTCTTGCTTTCGCCTTTTACAAACAGGTGGCTGACTGCTGTAGCACTGGCTGGGGCGGCAGTTGAGCCGGCAGCAGGAGCCGGCACTGCCGGCACTGGCTGGGCTTTTTGGGCGGCGCGCAAAAACCGGTCGAAGGCAATGGGCTTGAGCAGGTAATCAACTACATCATATTCGTAGCCTTCCAGCGCATACTCGGGGTAGGCGGTAGTCAGGATGACTTTGCAACGGCCGCCGCAGAGCTTCAGGAACTGCAGACCGGTTAGCTCGGGCATCTGAATATCCAGAAAAACCAGGTCGGCGCGGCCTTCCTGCACCCATAGCAGCGCCTCAATGGGGTTGGTAGTGAGGCCCGCCAGCGTCAGAAACGGAATTTTCTCGATGTAGCTGGCCAGCAGCCGGCCGGCGTAGGCTTCATCATCCACCACAAGGCAGCGCAGCATAACAACAGCAGTAAGTAAAACAGGAAATACACGGCCCGTAAAGCTGCAGAATCCGCCGCAAACCGCCGCCCGGTTCTCTACAGCTCCAGGTCCAGGGTTGTGTGGTAGACCCCGGCCGCCTGCTGCACCCGCAGCTGATGCCGGCCCGGATACAGCAGTTCCAGCCGCCGCCGGATATTGGCCAGCCCGATTCCGGTAGTGTGGTCTTTCTGGTTCTGGCTGATGTAGTTGTGCACCTCAAACCGCAGCCGCGTCGGGGCGGGCAGCGTTAGGCGGATAGCAACCGGCTGCTCTGCGCGGTTCACGACACCGTGCTTCAGCGCATTTTCCACGAACGGAATCAGCAGCAAAGACGCCACCCGTTGTCCGTTGAGGCCAGCCGGCGTCTCAAAAGTCACAAAGAAGTTGTCTTCGAAGCGCAGCCGGTGTAGCGCCAGAAAATTCTCCAGGTACTCCACTTCCCGGCGCAGCTCCACTTTGCCGTCGGGGCTTTCGTGCAGCATGTAGCGCATCAGGTCTGAGAGGCGCAGCGTAGCCTCAGCCAGCGGCTCCGAAACTAAGTAAGCCTGCGCGTAGAGGTAGTTGAGCGTGTTGTAGAGGAAATGCGGATTGATCTGGGTTTTGAGAAAGGCCAGCTCCGCCTGCGTTTTTTCCTGCTGCAGCTGTTGGGTTTCGCGCTGCTTTTCCCGCAAGAAAGCATCCTGCACGCCCCAGGCGGCGGCGGCCACCATCATCATGGGCAGGCCCCGCTCGGCATTGTCGCGGAAATACGCCAGCAGATCTACCTCGCCGGTGTAGTTGCTGAAGCCAAACAGCAGCGGCAGCAGCACCTGTTCCAGCGCGTAGCGGGTAGCCGTAAACACCACCGGCGCCAGCGCCAGCCCCAGCAGTAGTTGCGGAATGCGGGTTTTGCGCAGATAACGCGGAAATAGTACCAGAAAGCAGTAGTAGAAGATGCTCATCATGCTGAGCCGAAACGTGAACTGCAACACCAGCAGCACGCCTTGGTTAGGCAGATGCTGCCCATAGATGCCCACAAAGTCGTAGGCCAGCAGCAACGCCCAGCCCAACCCATGAAACAGCCGCATTTGTCGGTTCATCATCCGCCAAAACTAGCTGCTTAGGGTGGCATTATGCGCTATTTTATGGCAACCTACCGGTTGCTTATGTCAAGCCATGCATTCGGCTGATAACCTAGCTATCTGGCCGCGCGCCGTGGGTTGGCATCAGGATTTGAGGGGTTGGCATAATAAAGTTTGGGCTGCAGGTCAAGACTAGCACTTTTGGGTATTCCTCCACGTAGCTGCTCGTCATGTCTGTTTCTCGTCTGTTTTTGTCTGTTCTGCTGAAGCGGCTGTTGGGGCTGTTTCTGGCCGTTGCTGTGCTGCCCGCCGCCGCACAGGCTCCGCTGGAAGTGCTGGTGGTGGCATCGTCGCACGTCAATGGCAGCCCGGCCGAAGAATACCGCCCCATCATCGACAAGCTGAAAGCCTACAAGCCCGACATGGTCTTCAGCGAAAATGTGTCGGCGGCCGAAATGCAGCAGCTTCCCACAGATGGCTACTCCCGGCAGATGTTCGGGCCGCGCTATCAGTATGTGCAGCGCCTCAGCCCCCGTGCTAAGCCGTTGTCAGATAAGGCCGTGGCCAAAACGGAAAAAGCCCTAGTTGGCTTTCCGTACTACCACAACGCCCGCACCGACCTGGCCCGCCACTATGTATTGAACTACGACCGGTCGGGCGCTGAATACCAGCTTTACGTGCTGGAAACGCACATGAAGCCCCGGTTTGGCAAACAGGAGCTGGCCTACTACACCACCGTTTTTGGCAGCTCAGATTCGTTGCGCGCTAAGAAGCTGATCCGTCCTACCAGTGAATATCAGACAATCTATTTTCCGCTGGTCTATGAGCTGAACCACCCCCGGATTTACCCCATGGACTGCCAGCTCTACGACGAGCCCTGGAGCCTGGCCTGGCAGCGTACGCAGAAAAGTGTGGAAGCCCTGCTGGCCCGTGCCAAAGCCGACTCAACGCTGCCCGAAGCCGCAACGGCGCGGAAAATAGCCGCCTCGAAAAAAGCCTACAGCCACTTCTGGAACGACATCAACACCAGCCTGGATGCCTATCTGGCCATGAGCACGCCCCGCTACGATGCGCTGGATGAGGCCTTCAACTTCTACGGTGGCGAAGCTCTGTACGGCGCTCCAGGTTTCCCTACTGAAGAGGTGAAAGCCATGAAAGCCCAATGGCTGCTGCGCAACCAGGGCATGTGCGCCAACATTGTGCGACAGGCGCGTGCCCAAGGCGCCCGCCGTGTAGTGGTGGCCGTGGGAGCTTCGCACGGTCAAATCCTGCGGGAGTTGCTGGCTCAGGTGCCGGGCGTGAAAGCCATCCGCTTCACCGAGCTGCCCTAACGCCCTTTGCATTATCAATGTGAGCTATACGAGTGCAGATGAGCACGTGACCAATACCTTGTGCCGATAAAAAGGCCTGCTGCAGTAGCTACTGCAGCAGGCCTTTCCTTTTTCAGAAGCTGCGGTACGTGCTACCGCCGGCCCTGGCCCGCGAAACGCATACGGTAGTCAGCATTCACGTCGCCCTTACTGATACGCGTAAGCTTGCCTTTGATGAGCTGCTTTTTGAAGCCCGAAATCTTGTCGGTAAACAGCACGCCTTCCAGGTGGTCATACTCGTGCTGAATCACGCGGGCTGTCATGCCCGAGAACGTGTCTTCATGCACCTGGCGCTGCTCGTCTTCGTAGCGAATGACAATGGTTTCGGGGCGGTACACCATTTCGCGCACACCCGGGATGCTCAGGCAGCCTTCTTCAAAGCCCCACTCCTCGCCGGTTTCGCTCACCATCTGGGGGTTAATGAAAACGCGCTTCACACCTTGCTCAGCATCGGGCAGCGGTTCGCCGGTTTCTTCGTCTTCTGAGTCAATCATTGGCTCCGAGTCGATGACGAACAGGCGTATGCTTTTGCCCACCTGTGGAGCAGCCAGCCCTACGCCGTGTGCGTGGTACATGGTATCGTACATGTCCTGCACAATCTGCTTCAGGTCGGCCGCCGGAAAGTCTTGCGGAATATCTTTGGCGCGGGCTTTCAGTACTGGGTCACCGAAAGCAACTATGGGGTAAATCATCGGGATTCGAGGAAAGATTGCAGAATAAGGGTCGCCGACACCCGGTCGACGGTGGCTTTGTCGCGGCGGTCCTTTTTGCTGAGGCCGCCGGCCAGCATGGCGGCGTGTGCCATGCGTGAGGTATACCGCTCGTCTATCTCATGTACCGGCACCTCCGGAAACTGCTTCCGCAGGCTGCGTATCAGGCCTACTACGGCGCTGGTACTGTCAGTGGCTTCGTTGAGCAAAGTGCGCGGCATTCCCACAACCAGTGCGTCTAAAGGCTCGCGCTGGTGATAGGCTTTCACAAAGGCCAGCACATCTTTGCTGTGCACGGTGTCAAGAGGGGTGGCAATAAGCTGGAGCGGATCCGTAACTGCCAGCCCCACACGCTTGTGGCCATAGTCGATAGCAAGAACACGGCCCATTGCGGAACAGGATGAGGAGTAAGCAGAGTGCAGCCGGTACGGCCGCCGCCCCAAAGATACGACGCCCTGCCAGAACCGGTAGTAGCCAGCTAGCAGTCTGCCGATTGAGCAATCCGGCTCACCGAGGATTTCGTACACTTCACCGAAGTGTTTTAATCTTCATATAATCATAAACATACCTTTGTTTTGGCTGCCGGAGAGTTTACGCAGATTTGCACTCAATTCGACCCAAAATGGGAATATATTGGGCTAAAGAAAGATGAAATTGCATTGTTATCGGATAATTCATATTGCCTAATAGATGCCTTGATTTTCTTGGAAAAGTTTCAATAGATTTGAAATTCTGTGCATCTCCTCAAGTTTCTTTTATAGCCCAAACCACTACTCTCTCAGTATCTTATGGCAGTCGAGTTTAAGCCTCAGCCGATGGTTTCTGTGGAGCCCGAGCCGCGCAATGCGCGGCGTCGGGTGCAGCAGCCGTTGTTGTTGGCATTAGTGCTGGCATGTGGGGTACTGCTGGGAGCCAACCCCTTCCGGCCGTCTGACCAGAATCCGAATGGCACGGCTCGGGGCTACCTGAAGTTCAAGGAGATTCTAAGCTACGTAGACCGCGACTATGTAGACTCCGTGGATGCCGAGGCACTGTCTGACTATGCCATCGGGCGTATGCTGGAGCGGCTCGATCCGCACTCGGTGTTCATTCCGGCCAAGCAGCAGCAGCAGGCCTCCGCTTTTCTACAGAGTGATTTTGACGGGGTAGGGGTGGAGTTCAACATCTTCCGCGACACCGTGACGGTGGTAGCACCGCTCAGCGGCGGCCCCGCCGAACTGTCGGGCCTGCAGCCCGGCGACCGTATTCTGGCCGTAAACAACGAGCGGGTTTCCGGCAAGCAGCTGTCTACGGAACAAGTGTTTGGCAAGCTGCGTGGTCCGCGCGGCTCCAAGGTGCTGCTGCAACTGCTGCGCCGCGGCCAGGCCAAGCCTCTGAACGTCATGTTGACCCGCAACCGCATCCCCAACAACTCGGTGGATGTGGCTTACCTGCTCGACGCGCAAACGGGCTACATCAAAATCAGCCGTTTCGCCAGTGGCACCTACGACGAGTTCAAGCAGGCGCTTGGCGACCTGCGCCGCCAGGGCATGACCAGTCTCGTGTTGGATTTGCGCGGCAACCCCGGTGGCTACCTCGACCGCGCCACTAAGCTGGCCGATGAGTTCATTGGGGGCACGCGCAAAATTGTATACACCGACGGCAAAGGCGACCAGTACGACACCCAGACCTATTCGCGGGTGCTCGGCGAGTTTGAGGAAGGCCCGCTGGTAGTGTTAGTAGACGAAGGGTCAGCCTCAGCAGCCGAAGTGGTGGCCGGCGCCCTGCAGGACCATGACCGCGCGCTAGTGGTTGGCCGCCGCACCTTCGGGAAAGGACTTGTGCAGCAGCCCATTGCCCTCAACGATGGTTCGGAGCTGCGCCTGACTATTGCCCGCTACTATACGCCTTCGGGCCGGAGCATCCAGAAATCATATAGCCACGGCCTGGCGGCCTACGAGCAGGACCTGCAGAACCGGCTGCGCCACGGTGAGTTGTTCCACGCCGATAGCATCCATTTCGCCGATTCGTTGCGCTACCAGACGGTGCACGGGCGCACAGTGTATGGTGGGGGCGGCATTATGCCCGACCTGTTTGTGCCGCGCGACAGTTCAGCTTACTCTGCGTACTACACGCGGCTGCAGAGCCATAATCTGGTGCGCGAATTCGCTATCAACTACTTCCAGAGCCACCGCCCCGAACTGGAGGCGTTGCGCCCGGAGCAGTTTCTGAGCACCTTCCGTATTTCGGATGCGCAACTGCAGGAACTGGCTGAAATTGCGGCTCGCGACGGTATGCCAGCTAACCCTTCGCATCTGCGCCGCTGCGCCAACCTCCTCCGTAATCAACTCAAAGCGTATATTGCACGTAGTGCCTACGGCAAACCGACGTATTACGCGGTGCTGAAGGAGCAGGACGCCGAGTTAAAGCTGGCCCTACAGGCCGTTGCCGACGGATCGGCTAATCCCATGCAAAAGCTGTCAATGAAATAATAGTAGTTAGAATTAGGGGAAAACTATACTGCAGAACGGCCGGGGTGGGGACTCCGGCCGTTTTTGATTTTAACAACTGTTACTGCCCCAGATCCTGATACCGAAACTCCCGCGTCACACCATCGAATGGCTTGCCATCTACTTCGGCGTAGGGGTAAATGAAATAGTTGAGCGGCTGGCCTTGCTGAGACGGCCTAAGAGGTACATCGCGGCCTCGGGTGAATTCGACGCGGTTTTCGTCGTGGGCGCCGAAGAAGTAGGCGCGGCGGCTGGGGTCTTTGGCCGCTTCCGAGGCATCGACGGGTACCCAGCCAGTTTGCTTGGTGTAAAACTCAGCCCAGCAATGGTAGCCTTTGATTTCGCCTGCGCCACGCTCCGCAGGTAGCGGAAACCCTATGCTGAAACGCGCCGGGATACCCAGAGCACGGCAGTAGCCAATGAACACAGCGTGAAAATCGGTGCAGTTGCCGCGGCGGGCGTCGCAGGCATAGTAAATGTCGCCGCGGCCCCAGCCTTGGCCGGTTTTGTCGTACGTGACGGTGCTGACGACGTGCTCATAAATGGCGCGTGCCTTTTCGAGGTCGGTTTTGGCCCCAGCTTTGGCCACCACTTCCTGCGCCCAGGTTTTGATTTTGGCATCCAGCGGCACCAGTCGGTCGGGGGCCAGCCAGCGGGCCATGTCGGGATCCGTAGGTTCGATGGAGCGGGTGTTGCGGACCTTCGCCTCTTTCGACGGTGAGAGGAACGGGTTCAGATGTTCGCGCCGTGTAGCCTCAAAACGCATAGCAACGCGCAGATTGGCAGCCTGAGAAGCCGATACTTTTAGGTGCAGCACCTGGTTGCCGTAGGGGGCTGCAGCAAGCTTGTAGGGCGCCGAGGCCGTGATTTTCAGGTTTCGGATGTCCTGCGAAGCGTCGGGGTGAGGCACCGGCAGCCACAGCTCCAGCGAGTCGGCTCCGGCTGGCAGGGCGGGGACGGTGGCCGCGTAGTCGAAGGTGAAAACGCGGGTGCGCGGTGCCGGGGAGGGCGCGGCGGCCAGCAGTGCAAAACCAACCGGCAGCAGGCTACGAAAACGAACAGGGCGCATAAGACAGTGAAACAGCGAAGGCCAACAAGCAAGCCATAGCTACCCAAGACGCAAAAGAGGGTAGTTACGTTCCGGTACTGCCGGCCCTGCTGCGCCATGGCGGAGCAGGAGCGTGGGCTTCTGCCAAACTTCTTACCTTCACGCTACAGACTCCGTACCTCATTTCCCACCCGCAACGCTCGTTTTCCGCATGGCTTACTACCACCGCCTCGGCCAGATTCCGCGCAAGCGCCACACCCAGTTTCGCCAACCCGACGGCTCGCTGTATGCCGAGCAGCTGGTAGGCACGCTGGGTTTTCATGGTGTGTCGTCTTTGCTCTATCAT
This genomic window contains:
- a CDS encoding LytR/AlgR family response regulator transcription factor is translated as MLRCLVVDDEAYAGRLLASYIEKIPFLTLAGLTTNPIEALLWVQEGRADLVFLDIQMPELTGLQFLKLCGGRCKVILTTAYPEYALEGYEYDVVDYLLKPIAFDRFLRAAQKAQPVPAVPAPAAGSTAAPASATAVSHLFVKGESKNKFLRVNHADILYAEALGNYLTLVLPGQRLVTYQTLKELAEQLPQPPFLRVHKSFIISLDKISMVDGNTVYVGDKAIPVGETYREALYQVVRDRA
- a CDS encoding sensor histidine kinase is translated as MMNRQMRLFHGLGWALLLAYDFVGIYGQHLPNQGVLLVLQFTFRLSMMSIFYYCFLVLFPRYLRKTRIPQLLLGLALAPVVFTATRYALEQVLLPLLFGFSNYTGEVDLLAYFRDNAERGLPMMMVAAAAWGVQDAFLREKQRETQQLQQEKTQAELAFLKTQINPHFLYNTLNYLYAQAYLVSEPLAEATLRLSDLMRYMLHESPDGKVELRREVEYLENFLALHRLRFEDNFFVTFETPAGLNGQRVASLLLIPFVENALKHGVVNRAEQPVAIRLTLPAPTRLRFEVHNYISQNQKDHTTGIGLANIRRRLELLYPGRHQLRVQQAAGVYHTTLDLEL
- a CDS encoding DUF5694 domain-containing protein gives rise to the protein MSVSRLFLSVLLKRLLGLFLAVAVLPAAAQAPLEVLVVASSHVNGSPAEEYRPIIDKLKAYKPDMVFSENVSAAEMQQLPTDGYSRQMFGPRYQYVQRLSPRAKPLSDKAVAKTEKALVGFPYYHNARTDLARHYVLNYDRSGAEYQLYVLETHMKPRFGKQELAYYTTVFGSSDSLRAKKLIRPTSEYQTIYFPLVYELNHPRIYPMDCQLYDEPWSLAWQRTQKSVEALLARAKADSTLPEAATARKIAASKKAYSHFWNDINTSLDAYLAMSTPRYDALDEAFNFYGGEALYGAPGFPTEEVKAMKAQWLLRNQGMCANIVRQARAQGARRVVVAVGASHGQILRELLAQVPGVKAIRFTELP
- the def gene encoding peptide deformylase encodes the protein MIYPIVAFGDPVLKARAKDIPQDFPAADLKQIVQDMYDTMYHAHGVGLAAPQVGKSIRLFVIDSEPMIDSEDEETGEPLPDAEQGVKRVFINPQMVSETGEEWGFEEGCLSIPGVREMVYRPETIVIRYEDEQRQVHEDTFSGMTARVIQHEYDHLEGVLFTDKISGFKKQLIKGKLTRISKGDVNADYRMRFAGQGRR
- the ruvX gene encoding Holliday junction resolvase RuvX, with protein sequence MGRVLAIDYGHKRVGLAVTDPLQLIATPLDTVHSKDVLAFVKAYHQREPLDALVVGMPRTLLNEATDSTSAVVGLIRSLRKQFPEVPVHEIDERYTSRMAHAAMLAGGLSKKDRRDKATVDRVSATLILQSFLESR
- a CDS encoding S41 family peptidase, which produces MAVEFKPQPMVSVEPEPRNARRRVQQPLLLALVLACGVLLGANPFRPSDQNPNGTARGYLKFKEILSYVDRDYVDSVDAEALSDYAIGRMLERLDPHSVFIPAKQQQQASAFLQSDFDGVGVEFNIFRDTVTVVAPLSGGPAELSGLQPGDRILAVNNERVSGKQLSTEQVFGKLRGPRGSKVLLQLLRRGQAKPLNVMLTRNRIPNNSVDVAYLLDAQTGYIKISRFASGTYDEFKQALGDLRRQGMTSLVLDLRGNPGGYLDRATKLADEFIGGTRKIVYTDGKGDQYDTQTYSRVLGEFEEGPLVVLVDEGSASAAEVVAGALQDHDRALVVGRRTFGKGLVQQPIALNDGSELRLTIARYYTPSGRSIQKSYSHGLAAYEQDLQNRLRHGELFHADSIHFADSLRYQTVHGRTVYGGGGIMPDLFVPRDSSAYSAYYTRLQSHNLVREFAINYFQSHRPELEALRPEQFLSTFRISDAQLQELAEIAARDGMPANPSHLRRCANLLRNQLKAYIARSAYGKPTYYAVLKEQDAELKLALQAVADGSANPMQKLSMK
- a CDS encoding transglutaminase-like domain-containing protein, whose product is MRPVRFRSLLPVGFALLAAAPSPAPRTRVFTFDYAATVPALPAGADSLELWLPVPHPDASQDIRNLKITASAPYKLAAAPYGNQVLHLKVSASQAANLRVAMRFEATRREHLNPFLSPSKEAKVRNTRSIEPTDPDMARWLAPDRLVPLDAKIKTWAQEVVAKAGAKTDLEKARAIYEHVVSTVTYDKTGQGWGRGDIYYACDARRGNCTDFHAVFIGYCRALGIPARFSIGFPLPAERGAGEIKGYHCWAEFYTKQTGWVPVDASEAAKDPSRRAYFFGAHDENRVEFTRGRDVPLRPSQQGQPLNYFIYPYAEVDGKPFDGVTREFRYQDLGQ